A DNA window from Pedomonas mirosovicensis contains the following coding sequences:
- the rpsF gene encoding 30S ribosomal protein S6 produces the protein MPFYEHVFLARQDLATAQVDGMADQFTKIIEAGGGKVTKTEYWGLKTIAYRIRKNRKAHYVMFNVEAPATAVAELERNVALNEDVLRYMTIRVDELEAGPSAMMRKHDRERGDRGDRGDRGDRGDRGERGERGERGERRGPRH, from the coding sequence ATGCCGTTTTACGAGCATGTCTTCCTGGCCCGCCAGGACCTTGCGACCGCTCAGGTCGATGGGATGGCCGACCAGTTCACCAAGATTATCGAGGCCGGTGGCGGCAAGGTCACCAAGACCGAATACTGGGGCCTCAAGACCATCGCCTACCGCATTCGCAAGAATCGCAAGGCCCATTACGTCATGTTCAACGTCGAGGCTCCGGCGACCGCCGTTGCCGAGCTGGAGCGCAACGTCGCTCTCAACGAAGACGTGCTTCGGTACATGACCATCCGCGTCGACGAGCTGGAAGCCGGCCCGTCGGCCATGATGCGTAAGCACGACCGCGAGCGCGGTGACCGTGGCGATCGCGGCGACCGTGGTGATCGCGGCGACCGTGGTGAGCGTGGCGAACGCGGCGAGCGCGGCGAACGCCGTGGTCCGCGGCACTAA
- the rpsR gene encoding 30S ribosomal protein S18, translating to MAKPFFRRRKSCPFSGKNAPKIDYKDVRLLGGFVSERGKIVPSRITAVSTKKQRELARAIKRARHIGLLPFLVQ from the coding sequence ATGGCAAAACCGTTTTTCCGTCGGCGCAAGAGCTGCCCCTTCTCGGGCAAGAACGCGCCCAAGATCGATTACAAGGACGTGCGTCTGCTGGGCGGCTTCGTGTCCGAGCGCGGCAAGATCGTCCCCTCGCGCATCACCGCGGTTTCGACCAAGAAGCAGCGTGAGCTGGCCCGGGCCATCAAGCGCGCCCGCCACATCGGCCTGCTGCCGTTCCTGGTCCAGTAA
- the rplI gene encoding 50S ribosomal protein L9 — protein sequence MELILLERVEKLGTIGDIVSVKPGFARNYLLPKRKALRATEENKKLFEAQRAQIEAENQKRREAAAEQATKVTGKSVVLIRQAGNTGLLYGSVSSRDIAEALSEVSGVAIAKSQVVLDRPIKALGLYTVRIALHAEVVETITVNVARSADEAELQAKGVDVTKEVEEEEEAPVEATEAEAEAPAEATDTEETKA from the coding sequence ATGGAACTGATCCTTCTGGAACGGGTCGAAAAGCTCGGCACCATCGGCGATATCGTGTCGGTGAAGCCGGGTTTTGCCCGCAACTACCTGCTGCCGAAGCGCAAGGCGCTCCGCGCCACTGAAGAGAACAAGAAGCTCTTCGAGGCCCAGCGCGCCCAGATCGAGGCCGAGAACCAAAAGCGCCGCGAGGCCGCTGCTGAGCAGGCCACCAAGGTCACCGGCAAGTCGGTCGTCCTCATCCGCCAGGCCGGCAACACCGGCCTGCTCTACGGTTCGGTGTCGAGCCGCGACATCGCCGAGGCTCTCTCCGAGGTCTCCGGCGTCGCCATCGCCAAGAGCCAGGTTGTGCTCGATCGCCCGATCAAGGCCCTCGGCCTCTACACGGTGCGAATCGCGCTGCACGCCGAAGTGGTCGAGACCATCACGGTCAACGTCGCCCGCTCGGCTGACGAAGCCGAGCTTCAGGCCAAGGGCGTCGACGTGACCAAGGAAGTGGAAGAGGAGGAAGAAGCTCCGGTTGAGGCCACCGAGGCCGAAGCCGAGGCTCCCGCCGAAGCCACCGACACGGAAGAGACCAAAGCCTAA
- a CDS encoding replicative DNA helicase yields the protein MALVSVSSPSSQDALASVSLPHNLEAEQALLGAMLIDNRLVEDVQIKLRPEHFFEELHGRIYAAILRTVDRNLVANPVTLKPLFEKDEAMAELGGPAYLATLAANTAALFGARDFAQQIYDFAVLRELIRVGRAMVEQAIDMSRDLDPQGQIQEAEVALYKVAEQGEISGGMKEFRDATRIAVEIAEKAYKSGGHLSGITTGLTSLNEKMGGLHHSDLIILAGRPGMGKTALATNIAFAAAQRARLDVSQGIPLDKSSGAAVAFFSLEMSADQLATRILAEESGISGELLRMGKINEQQFLRLARAAQELEDLPLYIDDTPGLTIAALRTRARRMKRQKGIGLIVVDYLQLLQGSAKAGGDGNRVQELSEITRGLKTLAKELNVPVIALSQLSRQVENREDKRPQLSDLRESGSIEQDADIVLFVYRDEYYHAQKKPEEGTDKFIQWMEKGERIRGRAEVIVAKQRHGATGIVNVHFHKETTKFADLAEEDHLPEQF from the coding sequence ATGGCACTGGTATCCGTCTCCTCTCCGTCGTCGCAAGACGCCCTGGCAAGCGTCAGCCTTCCCCACAACCTGGAGGCTGAGCAGGCCCTGTTGGGCGCGATGCTCATCGACAACCGCCTCGTCGAGGACGTGCAGATCAAGCTGCGCCCCGAGCACTTCTTCGAGGAGCTGCACGGGCGCATCTACGCCGCCATCCTGCGGACGGTGGACCGCAACCTCGTCGCCAACCCGGTGACGCTGAAGCCTTTGTTCGAGAAGGACGAGGCCATGGCCGAGCTGGGCGGCCCGGCCTATCTCGCAACGCTCGCCGCCAACACTGCGGCGCTGTTCGGCGCGCGGGATTTCGCCCAGCAGATCTACGACTTCGCGGTGCTGCGCGAGCTGATTCGCGTTGGCCGCGCGATGGTCGAGCAGGCCATCGACATGAGCCGCGACCTCGACCCGCAGGGCCAGATCCAGGAGGCGGAAGTCGCCCTCTACAAGGTGGCGGAGCAGGGCGAAATCTCCGGCGGCATGAAGGAATTCCGCGACGCCACCCGCATCGCGGTGGAAATCGCCGAGAAGGCCTACAAGTCGGGCGGCCACCTGTCGGGCATCACCACGGGCCTCACCTCGCTCAACGAGAAGATGGGCGGCCTGCACCACTCGGACCTTATCATCCTCGCCGGACGCCCAGGCATGGGTAAGACGGCGCTGGCCACCAACATCGCCTTCGCCGCCGCCCAGCGGGCGCGGCTGGATGTGTCGCAGGGCATTCCGCTCGACAAGTCCTCCGGCGCGGCCGTTGCCTTCTTCAGCCTCGAAATGTCCGCCGACCAGCTGGCCACCCGTATTCTGGCCGAGGAAAGCGGCATCTCGGGCGAACTCCTTCGCATGGGCAAGATCAACGAGCAGCAGTTCCTGCGACTGGCCCGCGCCGCGCAGGAGCTGGAAGACCTGCCGCTCTATATCGACGACACGCCCGGCCTCACCATCGCCGCGCTCCGCACCCGCGCGCGCCGCATGAAGCGCCAGAAGGGCATCGGCCTCATCGTGGTCGACTACCTGCAGCTGCTCCAGGGCTCCGCCAAGGCGGGCGGCGACGGCAACCGCGTGCAGGAACTCTCCGAGATCACCCGAGGCTTGAAGACCCTCGCCAAGGAACTGAACGTTCCGGTGATCGCGCTCTCCCAGCTGTCGCGCCAGGTGGAAAACCGCGAGGACAAGCGGCCCCAGCTCTCCGACCTTCGCGAATCCGGCTCGATCGAGCAGGACGCCGATATCGTGCTGTTCGTCTACCGCGACGAATACTACCACGCACAGAAGAAGCCGGAGGAAGGCACCGACAAGTTCATCCAGTGGATGGAAAAGGGCGAGCGCATCCGCGGCCGCGCCGAGGTGATCGTCGCCAAGCAGCGTCACGGCGCAACCGGCATCGTCAATGTGCATTTCCACAAGGAAACCACCAAGTTCGCCGACCTGGCAGAGGAAGATCACCTGCCCGAGCAGTTTTAG